One Gimesia aquarii DNA segment encodes these proteins:
- a CDS encoding MotA/TolQ/ExbB proton channel family protein: MEHAELLTKSEKEDHLLNWSKAVLKSPLFWGTAATFGFYALIPHLPLYQALVERYFCSHPLEYATTALFFIGMAIIGVKGIGMHGQNKSLTETNIDWETIGEVEDINERIDVFEEQVQILPGWIGETYLGKRLQDVVSYVKARRSVQDLDEHLKYLAELASEQMHASYSLIRTITWAVPIIGFLGTVIGITIAIANVTPDQLDTSLSEVTGGLAVAFDTTALALGLSLVLVFSTFVVERMEQKQLEKIELFGIQNIATCMSVSEKSVSPLELAEAEAAQQLVQSTEEMIQRQTELWQQNLESLRSRWNEVMERQQVNFDQSMQQGMSNTLDTHSSQLESLRNEFLSAYQSTTEQIELMMTRWQETQKESNNQFSKHLAQIWNEVHQDVISAQTRQTSQIEEATKEIAGEVRQWNHQLKETSEVSSLQIEALNSQSENLLKIVGQEEHLVGLQKRLNENLDAIRAAETFEETLHSLSAAVHLLTARSNRNNAA; the protein is encoded by the coding sequence ATGGAACATGCAGAATTGCTGACGAAAAGTGAAAAAGAAGATCACTTGTTGAATTGGTCAAAAGCAGTCCTGAAATCTCCCCTTTTTTGGGGGACAGCTGCCACCTTTGGATTTTACGCGCTGATTCCACATCTTCCTTTATATCAGGCGCTCGTAGAACGGTATTTTTGTAGTCATCCGCTTGAATACGCAACGACAGCTCTCTTCTTTATTGGTATGGCAATTATCGGTGTGAAGGGCATCGGTATGCATGGCCAGAATAAATCATTAACAGAAACAAACATTGACTGGGAAACAATAGGTGAAGTTGAAGACATTAACGAGCGAATTGATGTTTTTGAGGAGCAGGTTCAAATTCTTCCCGGTTGGATTGGAGAGACTTATCTTGGCAAAAGACTACAGGATGTAGTTTCCTATGTGAAAGCACGAAGGTCTGTTCAGGATCTTGATGAGCATCTCAAGTATTTGGCAGAACTGGCATCTGAGCAGATGCATGCCAGCTATTCTCTCATTCGAACAATTACCTGGGCAGTTCCCATTATCGGATTCCTGGGGACGGTAATTGGTATCACGATTGCCATTGCTAATGTCACACCCGATCAACTGGATACCTCTCTATCAGAAGTGACTGGTGGATTGGCGGTTGCCTTTGATACGACGGCATTGGCATTAGGTTTATCTTTGGTTTTGGTCTTTTCGACTTTTGTTGTAGAACGTATGGAACAAAAACAACTTGAGAAAATTGAGTTGTTTGGGATTCAAAATATTGCGACTTGTATGAGTGTTTCAGAAAAGTCTGTTAGTCCGTTAGAGCTAGCAGAAGCAGAGGCAGCCCAGCAATTGGTTCAGAGTACAGAAGAAATGATACAGCGCCAAACAGAGCTTTGGCAGCAAAACCTGGAGTCATTGCGGAGTCGTTGGAACGAGGTGATGGAGCGGCAACAAGTCAATTTTGATCAATCGATGCAGCAAGGAATGTCAAATACTCTAGATACTCACTCTTCACAATTGGAATCATTGCGTAACGAGTTCCTGAGTGCCTATCAATCAACGACCGAACAAATTGAGCTCATGATGACTCGCTGGCAAGAAACACAGAAAGAATCGAACAATCAGTTTTCAAAGCATCTGGCCCAGATTTGGAACGAAGTTCATCAGGATGTGATATCGGCACAAACACGACAGACATCACAAATCGAGGAAGCCACTAAAGAAATAGCTGGTGAAGTTAGACAGTGGAATCATCAGTTGAAAGAAACATCTGAAGTTTCTTCTTTACAGATTGAAGCGCTTAATTCACAGAGTGAAAATCTTCTAAAAATAGTTGGTCAGGAAGAGCATCTGGTTGGTTTACAGAAAAGATTGAATGAAAATCTAGATGCTATTCGTGCTGCAGAGACTTTTGAAGAAACTTTGCATAGTTTAAGTGCGGCAGTACATCTACTCACAGCTCGATCGAATCGAAATAATGCTGCTTGA
- the trxA gene encoding thioredoxin yields MSANTTWITDITEENFESGVVKQSEQTPVLIDFWAPWCGPCQQLTPILEKLLEEYQGKFHLAKINIDEQQGLAAAFQVQSIPTVVAFLNGQPVDHFQGILPEETLKEWIGRLIPSPAQILLQEGQDVEEEDPGLAEAKYREAFHLEPDNDVLKLRIAAVLAKQSRFEECATIINELEARGFLEPEAEQIKSQLELQAAADEAGGVEEARATLAADPENATLKIALADALAIANKHGEALEICLSIIEQDKTGAGVEAKDTALKIFDVLGPQSTLASTYRKKLATLLY; encoded by the coding sequence ATGTCAGCCAATACTACATGGATTACCGATATCACTGAAGAAAACTTTGAATCAGGTGTCGTAAAACAATCTGAACAAACACCAGTTCTAATTGATTTCTGGGCTCCCTGGTGTGGCCCTTGCCAGCAGTTAACTCCGATCCTGGAGAAACTGCTTGAGGAGTATCAGGGAAAATTTCACCTCGCTAAAATCAATATCGATGAACAACAGGGTTTGGCGGCTGCGTTTCAAGTACAATCCATCCCCACTGTTGTTGCTTTTCTAAATGGGCAACCCGTCGATCACTTTCAGGGAATTTTACCTGAAGAAACATTAAAAGAATGGATCGGTCGACTGATCCCCTCACCTGCTCAAATTTTGTTACAGGAGGGGCAAGATGTTGAAGAGGAAGATCCTGGACTGGCGGAAGCCAAATATCGTGAAGCCTTCCACTTGGAACCTGATAATGATGTGTTAAAATTACGGATCGCAGCGGTGTTAGCAAAGCAGTCTCGATTTGAAGAATGCGCGACAATCATCAATGAACTGGAAGCGAGGGGGTTTCTGGAACCCGAAGCAGAGCAGATCAAATCGCAACTCGAACTTCAGGCAGCAGCAGATGAAGCAGGCGGTGTCGAAGAAGCAAGAGCGACTTTAGCTGCAGACCCGGAAAATGCGACACTAAAAATTGCATTAGCAGATGCCCTGGCGATTGCGAACAAACACGGAGAGGCTCTCGAAATCTGTCTTTCAATCATCGAACAAGATAAAACAGGAGCTGGAGTTGAAGCCAAAGATACAGCCTTGAAAATTTTTGACGTACTTGGGCCACAATCGACTCTAGCAAGTACTTATCGCAAAAAACTGGCGACACTGCTTTATTAA
- a CDS encoding elongation factor G: MNEYKVDDVRNVALVGHGAVGKTTVADLLLFQSGASTRLGSVDDGTSQLDTDEEEIDHRISIASTLIHFDYGGHHINLIDTPGYPDFIGQVSGALRAVETAIILLNAGHGVEINALRVSKMSQEAGIARMIVLNKCDADNIDYDSLLSSIRETFGSHCIPINLPVGLGADFSAVYDLVKNSNAPGDGVLGDPEETRQALIEAIVESNETLLERFFDGDELNAQELSENIPKAMAAGTLIPVLFMSAKTGVGVTEFMDAMSNYTLCPQDIQRMEETKDGRSVMLDPSPDQPFVAQVVKTRIDPFISRMNYLRVFSGKLSKDSSVVNVRTGKPVRLNQLLDVQGGKQEPVEEVSVGDIFAVAKVDDLKLGDTITADANGDGLSLPEIKFPHPVVGLAVEPKSQNDQQKISGALHKIEEEDQTFHVVHDEETHEMVMQGMSELHLKIVQERLLHRDKVEVVTHQPKVPYRETIMGTVEGSYRHKKQSGGAGQFAEVHLKVSPMPPDVNPEEYFTKANFDHLRSYHYDPDLNFAFVDRISGGSIPNQFIPAVEKGVRERMKQGVIASCQAQDLICEVFFGKDHPVDSNETAFKIAGSKCFAELFEKARPALLEPIVRIEILIPEENVGDISSDLSSRRGRMEGMQVSPGGYEIIQARVPLAEVMTYARTLSSMTGGRGTYDIELSHYEMIPPNEQGKIVDLLNKPKE, from the coding sequence ATGAACGAATACAAGGTTGATGACGTAAGGAATGTGGCATTGGTCGGCCACGGGGCTGTTGGCAAAACAACTGTAGCCGACCTTTTGCTTTTTCAATCTGGCGCCTCTACACGATTAGGTTCTGTAGATGATGGTACCAGTCAGTTGGACACCGATGAGGAAGAGATCGACCATCGGATTTCCATCGCTTCGACGCTAATTCATTTCGACTATGGTGGTCACCATATTAATCTCATAGATACACCAGGTTACCCTGATTTTATTGGGCAAGTTTCTGGTGCTCTGCGTGCTGTCGAGACGGCTATCATTTTACTGAACGCTGGCCATGGAGTCGAAATCAATGCTTTGCGAGTTTCCAAAATGTCACAGGAAGCTGGTATCGCCCGTATGATTGTCCTCAATAAATGTGATGCAGATAATATAGATTATGATTCTTTATTATCTTCTATTCGAGAAACATTTGGCTCTCATTGCATACCAATTAACCTGCCGGTTGGATTGGGAGCCGATTTTAGTGCCGTATATGATCTTGTGAAAAACTCTAATGCGCCAGGAGACGGCGTGTTAGGAGATCCAGAGGAAACGCGTCAGGCTTTGATTGAAGCCATCGTAGAATCTAATGAAACGCTACTGGAACGATTTTTTGATGGTGATGAGCTCAATGCTCAAGAATTGTCAGAGAATATACCGAAAGCAATGGCTGCAGGAACTTTGATTCCCGTATTATTCATGAGCGCCAAAACCGGTGTTGGCGTTACTGAATTTATGGATGCAATGTCGAACTACACATTATGTCCACAAGATATTCAACGAATGGAAGAGACGAAAGATGGTCGTTCAGTGATGCTCGATCCCTCTCCTGATCAACCGTTTGTCGCTCAGGTTGTTAAAACACGCATTGACCCCTTCATTTCAAGAATGAACTATTTAAGAGTCTTTTCCGGTAAGCTGAGTAAAGATTCCTCTGTCGTTAATGTTCGTACCGGGAAACCAGTCAGATTAAATCAATTACTTGATGTGCAGGGAGGAAAACAGGAACCCGTTGAAGAAGTTTCCGTGGGAGATATCTTCGCTGTGGCTAAAGTCGATGATTTAAAACTGGGGGATACGATTACCGCAGATGCGAACGGTGATGGGTTATCATTGCCTGAGATCAAATTTCCTCATCCCGTTGTAGGTTTAGCAGTAGAGCCGAAGAGTCAGAATGATCAGCAGAAAATCTCCGGGGCACTGCACAAAATTGAAGAAGAAGATCAGACGTTTCATGTCGTCCATGATGAAGAAACACATGAAATGGTTATGCAGGGAATGAGTGAGTTGCACCTGAAAATCGTACAAGAACGCCTCTTACATCGCGACAAGGTAGAAGTGGTTACGCATCAGCCTAAAGTTCCCTACCGAGAGACGATTATGGGAACTGTCGAGGGTAGCTATCGACACAAAAAACAATCCGGAGGGGCAGGGCAATTTGCTGAGGTTCACCTCAAAGTTTCTCCGATGCCGCCCGATGTTAATCCGGAAGAATACTTTACAAAAGCGAATTTTGATCATCTCCGATCATACCATTATGATCCTGACCTCAATTTTGCTTTTGTTGACCGGATTTCAGGAGGATCCATTCCGAATCAGTTCATTCCCGCTGTTGAAAAAGGAGTGCGGGAGCGGATGAAACAAGGCGTGATTGCAAGTTGTCAAGCGCAAGATTTAATTTGTGAAGTCTTCTTCGGCAAGGACCATCCTGTAGACAGTAACGAAACAGCTTTCAAAATTGCAGGGAGTAAGTGCTTTGCCGAGTTATTTGAAAAAGCACGGCCTGCTTTACTGGAACCAATTGTTCGAATCGAAATACTCATCCCCGAAGAAAATGTGGGAGATATCAGTAGCGATCTTTCCAGTCGACGAGGACGAATGGAAGGCATGCAGGTTTCTCCAGGTGGTTACGAAATTATTCAGGCGCGCGTCCCGCTAGCTGAGGTGATGACTTACGCCCGCACTCTTTCCAGTATGACCGGGGGACGGGGCACTTATGATATTGAATTAAGTCATTACGAAATGATTCCACCTAATGAACAGGGAAAAATCGTCGATTTGCTCAACAAACCAAAGGAGTAG
- a CDS encoding 6-pyruvoyl trahydropterin synthase family protein gives MNNSAQYKVRVTKDHLVFSAAHFITFNGNICERLHGHNWRVAAELSGPLDENCYVFDFIALRDRLQKTVDSLDHRVLLPMKHHMIEVSEIDEEVQATFEKRRWVFPKEDCILLPIENTTAELIAHWIGLQLMPVIGSNASSQLELLQIEVEENFGQWAICQLAIPQN, from the coding sequence ATGAATAATTCAGCACAATACAAAGTACGCGTCACCAAAGATCATCTTGTATTTAGTGCCGCTCATTTCATTACTTTTAATGGAAATATTTGTGAAAGGCTCCACGGACATAATTGGCGAGTCGCCGCTGAATTATCTGGGCCATTGGATGAAAATTGTTATGTGTTTGACTTTATTGCGTTACGAGATCGATTACAAAAAACAGTTGACTCCCTCGATCACCGCGTCTTGCTCCCGATGAAGCATCACATGATTGAAGTATCAGAAATCGATGAAGAAGTCCAAGCAACTTTTGAAAAGCGGCGTTGGGTATTTCCAAAAGAAGATTGCATTTTGCTGCCTATTGAAAATACAACTGCAGAATTAATTGCTCATTGGATTGGCCTGCAATTAATGCCTGTGATAGGATCTAATGCGTCGAGTCAGCTCGAACTATTACAAATTGAAGTGGAAGAAAACTTTGGGCAATGGGCTATCTGTCAACTTGCCATACCTCAAAACTGA
- a CDS encoding triphosphoribosyl-dephospho-CoA synthase, producing MSKNNLQLENWLYLACLMEATARKPGNVHPEASFPDLTYRDFLKSANVIAPILVNSCSQNIGSVIKECIKETQKAIPSNSNLGIVLLLAPLSAVSLEETVAEGIQTILNHLSIEDAREVYEAIRIAKPGGLGKTEAEDVTTEPTGTLREVMGLAADRDSVASEYANNFQITLGTAAPVLKELWNTCLNWEEVIIRLQLQLMAEFPDTLIARKCGREEAWQAGQFAREVQNSNQFFKSLTRFDAWLRDNGNQRNPGTTADLIVAGLFVAMRDGFIPTPDLSTITKQIPPKYVTDLRMIPNHE from the coding sequence ATGAGCAAAAATAATCTACAACTCGAAAACTGGCTTTATCTAGCTTGTTTAATGGAAGCAACCGCCAGAAAACCGGGAAACGTACATCCTGAAGCTTCATTCCCTGATTTAACCTATCGTGATTTTTTGAAATCTGCCAACGTGATTGCCCCCATCCTGGTTAATTCATGTTCACAAAATATAGGTTCTGTGATTAAGGAATGCATCAAAGAGACGCAGAAAGCCATTCCAAGTAACTCAAACCTCGGAATCGTATTATTACTGGCACCGTTGTCAGCTGTTTCGTTAGAAGAAACTGTGGCTGAAGGAATTCAAACTATTTTGAATCATCTTTCCATTGAGGATGCCAGAGAAGTTTACGAAGCAATTCGCATTGCCAAACCAGGAGGGCTGGGAAAAACAGAAGCAGAAGACGTGACTACTGAACCGACGGGAACACTTCGAGAAGTGATGGGGCTGGCCGCTGATCGAGATTCTGTTGCCAGTGAATACGCAAATAATTTTCAAATTACCCTGGGCACAGCAGCGCCGGTGTTGAAAGAACTATGGAATACATGCCTTAATTGGGAAGAGGTCATCATTCGGCTGCAGCTTCAACTAATGGCTGAGTTCCCAGACACTTTGATCGCGAGAAAATGTGGTCGTGAAGAGGCATGGCAAGCTGGACAGTTTGCACGCGAAGTCCAGAACTCTAACCAATTCTTCAAAAGTTTAACTCGATTCGATGCGTGGCTACGCGATAACGGAAACCAACGCAATCCGGGAACTACAGCTGATTTGATTGTTGCCGGCCTTTTTGTTGCAATGCGGGATGGTTTTATTCCCACTCCTGATCTTAGTACAATCACAAAACAGATTCCCCCAAAATATGTAACCGACTTGAGAATGATCCCAAATCATGAATAA